In one Oncorhynchus nerka isolate Pitt River linkage group LG7, Oner_Uvic_2.0, whole genome shotgun sequence genomic region, the following are encoded:
- the LOC115131946 gene encoding serine/threonine-protein kinase Sgk2-like isoform X1, with translation MLYGHFRRRIDQTEPITRHCSCHAAVSEKKKGLGSTDVGSPVGKEWTKAMANCNPLRSPSSALSEVNLGPSANPHAKPTDFDFLAVIGKGTYGKVLLAKLKADNKFYAVKVLQKKVILKKKEQKNIMAERNVLLKSLKHPFLVGLHYSFQTPEKLYFVLDYVNGGEIFFHLQRERCFLEPRARFYAAEVASAIGYLHSLNIVYRDLKPENILLDSQGHVVLTDFGLCKEGVEPETTTSTFCGTPEYLAPEILRKEPYDRAVDWWCLGAVLYEMIYSLPPFYSRDMSELYDGILHKPLPLPPGKSDAVCSLLQGLLQKDQHCRLGAIDDFLEIKNHVFFSPINWDDLYHKRITPPYYPNVKGPADTQHIDPEFTREMVPNSVGRTPELNASTSSNSAFNGFSYVCGEEDSFL, from the exons ATGCTGTACGGCCACTTCAGACGGCGGATTGACCAAACAGAACCTATAACTAGGCATTGCTCGTGTCACGCAGCAGTGTCAGAGAAGAAAAAAG GTCTGGGAAGCACTGATGTAGGCTCCCCGGTGGGCAAGGAATGGACCAAGGCCATGGCGAATTGTAATCCA CTTAGATCACCGTCCTCCGCCCTTAGTGAGGTCAACCTGGGACCCTCGGCAAAcccaca TGCCAAGCCCACTGACTTTGACTTCTTGGCTGTTATTGGAAAAGGGACCTATGGGAAG GTCCTGCTCGCCAAGCTCAAAGCTGACAACAAATTCTATGCGGTCAAAGTTTTACAGAAGAAAGTCATCCTGAAGAAAAAGGAG CAAAAGAACATCATGGCAGAGAGGAACGTGCTGCTGAAGAGCCTGAAGCACCCTTTCCTGGTGGGCCTCCACTACTCCTTCCAGACCCCAGAGAAGCTCTACTTTGTCCTGGACTATGTCAACGGGGGAGAG ATTTTCTTCCACCTGCAGAGGGAGCGGTGCTTCTTGGAGCCGAGGGCTCGGTTCTATGCTGCCGAGGTTGCCAGTGCCATCGGCTACCTTCACTCCCTCAACATCGTTTACAG AGATTTAAAGCCAGAGAATATTCTCTTAGACTCTCAG GGCCACGTGGTGCTTACGGACTTTGGGCTGTGTAAAGAGGGAGTGGAGCCGGAGACTACCACGTCCACTTTCTGTGGAACCCCCGAG tatttGGCCCCTGAGATTCTGCGTAAGGAGCCCTATGACCGCGCTGTGGACTGGTGGTGTCTGGGAGCTGTGCTCTATGAGATGATCTATAGTCTT CCTCCTTTTTACAGCCGGGACATGTCTGAGCTGTATGATGGTATCCTGCACAAGCCTCTGCCTCTGCCCCCGGGGAAGTCAGACGCTGTCTGTAGTCTGCTCCAGGGCCTCCTGCAGAAAGACCAGCACTGCAGGCTGGGAGCCATCGACGACTTT TTAGAAATCAAGAACCATGTGTTCTTCTCCCCGATTAACTGGGATGACCTGTACCACAAGCGGATCACTCCTCCATACTACCCCAATGTG aaaGGGCCAGCAGACACGCAGCACATAGACCCAGAGTTCACCAGGGAGATGGTGCCTAACTCGGTGGGTCGCACCCCTGAGCTGAACGCCAGCACCAGCAGCAACAGCGCCTTCAATGGCTTCTCCTACGTCTGTGGTGAAGAAGACAGCTTCCTCTAA
- the LOC115131946 gene encoding serine/threonine-protein kinase Sgk2-like isoform X2: protein MANCNPLRSPSSALSEVNLGPSANPHAKPTDFDFLAVIGKGTYGKVLLAKLKADNKFYAVKVLQKKVILKKKEQKNIMAERNVLLKSLKHPFLVGLHYSFQTPEKLYFVLDYVNGGEIFFHLQRERCFLEPRARFYAAEVASAIGYLHSLNIVYRDLKPENILLDSQGHVVLTDFGLCKEGVEPETTTSTFCGTPEYLAPEILRKEPYDRAVDWWCLGAVLYEMIYSLPPFYSRDMSELYDGILHKPLPLPPGKSDAVCSLLQGLLQKDQHCRLGAIDDFLEIKNHVFFSPINWDDLYHKRITPPYYPNVKGPADTQHIDPEFTREMVPNSVGRTPELNASTSSNSAFNGFSYVCGEEDSFL from the exons ATGGCGAATTGTAATCCA CTTAGATCACCGTCCTCCGCCCTTAGTGAGGTCAACCTGGGACCCTCGGCAAAcccaca TGCCAAGCCCACTGACTTTGACTTCTTGGCTGTTATTGGAAAAGGGACCTATGGGAAG GTCCTGCTCGCCAAGCTCAAAGCTGACAACAAATTCTATGCGGTCAAAGTTTTACAGAAGAAAGTCATCCTGAAGAAAAAGGAG CAAAAGAACATCATGGCAGAGAGGAACGTGCTGCTGAAGAGCCTGAAGCACCCTTTCCTGGTGGGCCTCCACTACTCCTTCCAGACCCCAGAGAAGCTCTACTTTGTCCTGGACTATGTCAACGGGGGAGAG ATTTTCTTCCACCTGCAGAGGGAGCGGTGCTTCTTGGAGCCGAGGGCTCGGTTCTATGCTGCCGAGGTTGCCAGTGCCATCGGCTACCTTCACTCCCTCAACATCGTTTACAG AGATTTAAAGCCAGAGAATATTCTCTTAGACTCTCAG GGCCACGTGGTGCTTACGGACTTTGGGCTGTGTAAAGAGGGAGTGGAGCCGGAGACTACCACGTCCACTTTCTGTGGAACCCCCGAG tatttGGCCCCTGAGATTCTGCGTAAGGAGCCCTATGACCGCGCTGTGGACTGGTGGTGTCTGGGAGCTGTGCTCTATGAGATGATCTATAGTCTT CCTCCTTTTTACAGCCGGGACATGTCTGAGCTGTATGATGGTATCCTGCACAAGCCTCTGCCTCTGCCCCCGGGGAAGTCAGACGCTGTCTGTAGTCTGCTCCAGGGCCTCCTGCAGAAAGACCAGCACTGCAGGCTGGGAGCCATCGACGACTTT TTAGAAATCAAGAACCATGTGTTCTTCTCCCCGATTAACTGGGATGACCTGTACCACAAGCGGATCACTCCTCCATACTACCCCAATGTG aaaGGGCCAGCAGACACGCAGCACATAGACCCAGAGTTCACCAGGGAGATGGTGCCTAACTCGGTGGGTCGCACCCCTGAGCTGAACGCCAGCACCAGCAGCAACAGCGCCTTCAATGGCTTCTCCTACGTCTGTGGTGAAGAAGACAGCTTCCTCTAA
- the LOC115131947 gene encoding cation channel sperm-associated auxiliary subunit epsilon-like isoform X3, which yields MALFWVALWNQFKCPGRCRQRIRFRKVVFLVVMLVVLKAHIHWMPSWKACRNVEEHNHLHKGHVHSSAASGQLLLRHPQKYVFLVEEVLFRPSSASSDLHISYYSITHYFCPLLVYHGTPWIPSMELWNGNELVEQASGDFVMFEVNGMHNYQYHQSGQEAKCVSQPKNWTSLLSQQQNKPNPNTAQTRNIRTATIR from the exons atggcgttgttttgggtcgccctctggaatcagttcaaatgccctgggaggtgcagacaaaggatccgctttaggaaagttgtattcctggtcgtaatgctggttgTGCTG AAAGCTCACATTCACTGGATGCCCTCCTGGAAAGCATGCCGGAATGTTGAG GAACATAACCACTTGCACAAAGGGCACGTTCACTCGAGTGCAGCTTCAGGACAACTTCTCTTACGTCATCCTCAA AAGTATGTGTTCTTAGTGGAGGAGGTTCTGTTCCGGCCTAGCTCTGCCTCCAGTGACCTGCATATCTCCTACTACAGCATTACACACTACTTCTGCCCCCTGCTGGTCTACCACGGTACCCCCTGGATACCCTCCATGGAGCT CTGGAACGGTAATGAGCTGGTGGAGCAGGCGAGTGGCGACTTTGTGATGTTTGAGGTGAACGGCATGCATAACTACCAGTACCATCAGTCGGGCCAGGAGGCCAAGTGTGTCTCCCAGCCCAAGAACTGGACCTCTCTGCTGAGCCAGCAGCAAAATAAACCAAACCCCAACACAGCCCAGACCAGGAATATACGTACCG CTACTATACGCTGA
- the LOC115131947 gene encoding cation channel sperm-associated auxiliary subunit delta-like isoform X4 — translation MALFWVALWNQFKCPGRCRQRIRFRKVVFLVVMLVVLKAHIHWMPSWKACRNVEEHNHLHKGHVHSSAASGQLLLRHPQYVFLVEEVLFRPSSASSDLHISYYSITHYFCPLLVYHGTPWIPSMELWNGNELVEQASGDFVMFEVNGMHNYQYHQSGQEAKCVSQPKNWTSLLSQQQNKPNPNTAQTRNIRTATIR, via the exons atggcgttgttttgggtcgccctctggaatcagttcaaatgccctgggaggtgcagacaaaggatccgctttaggaaagttgtattcctggtcgtaatgctggttgTGCTG AAAGCTCACATTCACTGGATGCCCTCCTGGAAAGCATGCCGGAATGTTGAG GAACATAACCACTTGCACAAAGGGCACGTTCACTCGAGTGCAGCTTCAGGACAACTTCTCTTACGTCATCCTCAA TATGTGTTCTTAGTGGAGGAGGTTCTGTTCCGGCCTAGCTCTGCCTCCAGTGACCTGCATATCTCCTACTACAGCATTACACACTACTTCTGCCCCCTGCTGGTCTACCACGGTACCCCCTGGATACCCTCCATGGAGCT CTGGAACGGTAATGAGCTGGTGGAGCAGGCGAGTGGCGACTTTGTGATGTTTGAGGTGAACGGCATGCATAACTACCAGTACCATCAGTCGGGCCAGGAGGCCAAGTGTGTCTCCCAGCCCAAGAACTGGACCTCTCTGCTGAGCCAGCAGCAAAATAAACCAAACCCCAACACAGCCCAGACCAGGAATATACGTACCG CTACTATACGCTGA
- the LOC115131947 gene encoding cation channel sperm-associated auxiliary subunit delta-like isoform X2 — protein MCMSSLTWGRVSLFCIYPMGTSYLSPVWSYILLYSLFPVFRKLTFTGCPPGKHAGMLSCCFLPQEHNHLHKGHVHSSAASGQLLLRHPQYVFLVEEVLFRPSSASSDLHISYYSITHYFCPLLVYHGTPWIPSMELWNGNELVEQASGDFVMFEVNGMHNYQYHQSGQEAKCVSQPKNWTSLLSQQQNKPNPNTAQTRNIRTATIR, from the exons ATGTGTATGAGTTCATTAACGTGGGGACGTGTTAGCCTTTTCTGTATATACCCCATGGGGACAAGCTATCTCTCTCCAGTGTGGAGTTACATACTATTGTATTCACTTTTCCCCGTTTTTAGAAAGCTCACATTCACTGGATGCCCTCCTGGAAAGCATGCCGGAATGTTGAG ttgttgttttttgccaCAGGAACATAACCACTTGCACAAAGGGCACGTTCACTCGAGTGCAGCTTCAGGACAACTTCTCTTACGTCATCCTCAA TATGTGTTCTTAGTGGAGGAGGTTCTGTTCCGGCCTAGCTCTGCCTCCAGTGACCTGCATATCTCCTACTACAGCATTACACACTACTTCTGCCCCCTGCTGGTCTACCACGGTACCCCCTGGATACCCTCCATGGAGCT CTGGAACGGTAATGAGCTGGTGGAGCAGGCGAGTGGCGACTTTGTGATGTTTGAGGTGAACGGCATGCATAACTACCAGTACCATCAGTCGGGCCAGGAGGCCAAGTGTGTCTCCCAGCCCAAGAACTGGACCTCTCTGCTGAGCCAGCAGCAAAATAAACCAAACCCCAACACAGCCCAGACCAGGAATATACGTACCG CTACTATACGCTGA
- the LOC115131947 gene encoding cation channel sperm-associated auxiliary subunit epsilon-like isoform X1 — protein MCMSSLTWGRVSLFCIYPMGTSYLSPVWSYILLYSLFPVFRKLTFTGCPPGKHAGMLSCCFLPQEHNHLHKGHVHSSAASGQLLLRHPQKYVFLVEEVLFRPSSASSDLHISYYSITHYFCPLLVYHGTPWIPSMELWNGNELVEQASGDFVMFEVNGMHNYQYHQSGQEAKCVSQPKNWTSLLSQQQNKPNPNTAQTRNIRTATIR, from the exons ATGTGTATGAGTTCATTAACGTGGGGACGTGTTAGCCTTTTCTGTATATACCCCATGGGGACAAGCTATCTCTCTCCAGTGTGGAGTTACATACTATTGTATTCACTTTTCCCCGTTTTTAGAAAGCTCACATTCACTGGATGCCCTCCTGGAAAGCATGCCGGAATGTTGAG ttgttgttttttgccaCAGGAACATAACCACTTGCACAAAGGGCACGTTCACTCGAGTGCAGCTTCAGGACAACTTCTCTTACGTCATCCTCAA AAGTATGTGTTCTTAGTGGAGGAGGTTCTGTTCCGGCCTAGCTCTGCCTCCAGTGACCTGCATATCTCCTACTACAGCATTACACACTACTTCTGCCCCCTGCTGGTCTACCACGGTACCCCCTGGATACCCTCCATGGAGCT CTGGAACGGTAATGAGCTGGTGGAGCAGGCGAGTGGCGACTTTGTGATGTTTGAGGTGAACGGCATGCATAACTACCAGTACCATCAGTCGGGCCAGGAGGCCAAGTGTGTCTCCCAGCCCAAGAACTGGACCTCTCTGCTGAGCCAGCAGCAAAATAAACCAAACCCCAACACAGCCCAGACCAGGAATATACGTACCG CTACTATACGCTGA
- the LOC115131947 gene encoding cation channel sperm-associated auxiliary subunit delta-like isoform X5 produces MLSCCFLPQEHNHLHKGHVHSSAASGQLLLRHPQKYVFLVEEVLFRPSSASSDLHISYYSITHYFCPLLVYHGTPWIPSMELWNGNELVEQASGDFVMFEVNGMHNYQYHQSGQEAKCVSQPKNWTSLLSQQQNKPNPNTAQTRNIRTATIR; encoded by the exons ATGTTGAG ttgttgttttttgccaCAGGAACATAACCACTTGCACAAAGGGCACGTTCACTCGAGTGCAGCTTCAGGACAACTTCTCTTACGTCATCCTCAA AAGTATGTGTTCTTAGTGGAGGAGGTTCTGTTCCGGCCTAGCTCTGCCTCCAGTGACCTGCATATCTCCTACTACAGCATTACACACTACTTCTGCCCCCTGCTGGTCTACCACGGTACCCCCTGGATACCCTCCATGGAGCT CTGGAACGGTAATGAGCTGGTGGAGCAGGCGAGTGGCGACTTTGTGATGTTTGAGGTGAACGGCATGCATAACTACCAGTACCATCAGTCGGGCCAGGAGGCCAAGTGTGTCTCCCAGCCCAAGAACTGGACCTCTCTGCTGAGCCAGCAGCAAAATAAACCAAACCCCAACACAGCCCAGACCAGGAATATACGTACCG CTACTATACGCTGA